One stretch of Ostrinia nubilalis chromosome 11, ilOstNubi1.1, whole genome shotgun sequence DNA includes these proteins:
- the LOC135075894 gene encoding uncharacterized protein LOC135075894: MKELGCDIHYITPEMHHSNGQVERYIRTILNMIRIETNHKNQPWSDTLWKLQLVLNITKQKTTQSSPMNLLIGTDGATPVIRNLIRDVAAGDTRANREAWREMCRSRASELLARNRVQQDATVNEKRRPARVFQIGDLVFAVKYSQSTGKLDPGMRGPYKVIKALPSGRYELKLLSGSYGKTTQAAAEYLVLWRGEWCPESCAAFFENDEAEDAGAGPSGVLASFAAPSGESVAAGPSSTVAPSTQPLYEEADGSGEDTASNEEDVSVYPTYEADEDTASNEEDVSVYPTYEAVEDDARSGEAVLA, translated from the exons ATGAAAGAGTTAGGTTGTGACATACACTATATCACGCCCGAGATGCACCACTCTAACGGACAAGTAGAGCGGTATATAAGAACGATACTTAATATGATCCGCATTGAAACTAACCATAAGAATCAGCCATGGTCGGATACGTTATGGAAATTACAATTGGTCCTAAATATCACCAAACAAAAGACCACTCAATCATCGCCCATGAATCTCTTAATAGGCACTGACGGTGCCACACCTGTTATTCGAAATCTCATCCGTGACGTAGCTGCTGGTGATACACGGGCCAATCGAGAGGCCTGGCGTGAGATGTGCAGGTCAAGAGCCAGTGAGCTGCTAGCTAGGAATCGTGTTCAGCAAGATGCCACAGTTAACGAGAAGCGACGTCCAGCTCGGGTGTTTCAGATCGGTGACCTCGTGTTCGCGGTCAAGTATTCCCAGTCTACTGGAAAGCTGGACCCAGGGATGCGAGGGCCCTACAAAGTCATCAAAGCGCTACCAAGCGGGCGCTATGAGTTGAAGCTGCTGAGCGGCTCGTATGGGAAAACTACTCAGGCAGCAGCTGAGTACCTTGTCCTGTGGCGAGGAGAGTGGTGCCCCGAGTCGTGCGCTGCTTTCTTTGAGA ATGATGAAGCAGAGGACGCGGGTGCTGGACCATCAGGAGTTCTTGCATCCTTCGCGGCACCATCTGGCGAATCAGTCGCCGCTGGACCATCGTCAACCGTGGCTCCATCAACGCAACCACTTTACGAGGAAGCTGATGGCAGTGGCGAGGACACTGCATCCAATGAAGAGGATGTTTCGGTCTACCCTACATATGAAGCAGACGAGGACACTGCGTCCAATGAAGAGGATGTTTCGGTCTACCCTACGTATGAAGCAGTCGAGGACGATGCAAGATCAGGAGAGGCCGTATTAGCGTAA